One Methylophaga marina DNA window includes the following coding sequences:
- a CDS encoding DUF4401 domain-containing protein: MSTEDKVWLTLSQSGLVSGARPEGLSISTPWYIKTLLAVSAWLAAVFLFAFLAVLFNGLLDSVLADTLIGSVFILIAYHVLKSEQSDFVEHLGLAFSIAGQILLIMAMLQLGSNADHIKWLIALGLNVFLIFLIPNFVHRVLSSFLACICLAGCLAQYGLFSMCLPLILFICAWCWIHEFKNAKWYRYVTALGYGSLFSLLLIETNTFFQSGLFYWGHQVAVKQLGHFYYLNAMLTGAVVIYSSIMIINKYQSLMMKSSWYILAFVLVLSGITWSINGMHTSMVVLALGLATTHRILIGLGSLCLLFSISHYYYSLDTTLLMKALSLAILGGVLLGIRWCLPKLFGEST, encoded by the coding sequence ATGAGCACTGAGGATAAAGTCTGGCTTACATTAAGCCAATCTGGTCTTGTTTCTGGTGCTCGACCCGAAGGCCTGAGCATATCCACGCCTTGGTATATCAAAACATTACTGGCCGTATCAGCTTGGTTAGCGGCAGTATTTTTGTTTGCTTTTCTGGCCGTGCTGTTTAATGGACTATTAGATTCAGTATTGGCAGATACACTGATTGGTAGTGTTTTTATATTAATCGCATATCACGTGCTTAAGAGTGAGCAGTCGGACTTCGTCGAGCATCTGGGGCTAGCGTTCAGTATTGCTGGGCAGATTTTGTTAATTATGGCTATGTTGCAGTTGGGTAGTAATGCCGATCATATCAAGTGGCTTATTGCGCTTGGTTTAAATGTATTTCTTATTTTTCTTATCCCCAATTTTGTGCATAGAGTGCTTTCTTCATTTCTTGCCTGTATTTGTCTAGCGGGTTGTTTGGCTCAATACGGTCTCTTTAGTATGTGTTTGCCACTGATCCTGTTTATTTGTGCCTGGTGCTGGATTCATGAGTTTAAAAATGCAAAGTGGTATCGATATGTGACGGCTTTAGGTTATGGCTCTTTGTTTTCCTTACTGCTCATCGAAACAAACACATTTTTTCAGTCCGGTTTATTTTATTGGGGACATCAGGTAGCAGTTAAGCAGCTTGGCCATTTTTACTATTTGAATGCAATGTTGACTGGCGCGGTTGTTATATATTCCTCAATAATGATTATTAATAAATATCAATCATTAATGATGAAAAGCTCTTGGTATATATTAGCTTTTGTGTTGGTGCTCTCAGGCATCACGTGGTCAATCAATGGTATGCACACAAGCATGGTTGTTTTGGCTCTGGGGCTGGCGACAACACATCGAATATTGATTGGACTTGGTAGCCTATGCCTTTTATTCAGTATTAGCCATTATTACTATTCACTTGATACAACATTGTTAATGAAAGCGTTAAGTCTAGCCATCTTAGGGGGAGTCTTGCTCGGCATACGTTGGTGTTTGCCCAAACTGTTTGGAGAATCAACATGA
- a CDS encoding GDYXXLXY domain-containing protein, with amino-acid sequence MKLHKVMAVTTLLLILLTVNALVYQQEKLLSDGEKILLKLRVVDPRSLMQGDYMALDYELAAQIRMNLAEQRHDVDRPLRPQDAFVVVKVDKDNVAEFVRIDNDQPLAGNERRLFFRVRNNSIKFGTNAFFFEEGTASNYQDAQFAEFRVNQEGDLLLVSVQ; translated from the coding sequence ATGAAACTGCATAAAGTGATGGCTGTCACGACCTTGTTGTTGATTTTACTCACGGTGAATGCATTGGTGTATCAGCAGGAAAAGCTATTGTCTGATGGTGAAAAGATATTGTTGAAGTTGAGAGTGGTGGACCCTCGCTCGTTGATGCAGGGTGACTACATGGCCCTGGATTATGAACTTGCAGCACAGATTCGTATGAACTTGGCAGAACAGCGTCATGATGTGGACAGGCCATTGCGCCCTCAAGATGCGTTTGTGGTCGTCAAAGTCGATAAAGACAACGTGGCAGAGTTTGTCCGAATCGATAATGATCAGCCATTAGCCGGCAACGAACGCCGTCTCTTTTTTCGGGTACGTAACAACAGCATCAAATTTGGTACGAATGCTTTCTTTTTTGAGGAGGGCACGGCGTCAAACTATCAGGATGCACAGTTTGCTGAGTTTCGAGTCAATCAGGAAGGGGACTTATTACTGGTCAGTGTACAGTAA
- a CDS encoding 3-deoxy-7-phosphoheptulonate synthase, which translates to MTASIDTLQHECDSESLRLPTPAELKAALPIKHNLEHQIAEQRQSIRRLLNDADDRLMIIVGPCSIDSEEAALEYGRRLAQLSAELKDELFIVMRAYVEKPRTTLGWKGLAYDPLRNGQGNMALGLHSSRRILLQLAELGLPIATEALHPLVMNYINDLVSWVAIGARTSESQPHRELVSDLPCPVGIKNGTDGRIHNAINAMRASSSQHHTLTVNGDGQIGMKNTAGNIDTHLVLRGGMD; encoded by the coding sequence ATGACCGCTTCTATCGATACGTTACAACATGAATGCGATTCGGAGAGCCTCAGACTACCCACACCTGCTGAGCTCAAAGCGGCCCTTCCTATCAAACACAATCTGGAACATCAGATAGCAGAACAACGTCAATCCATCCGGCGGCTACTTAACGATGCAGACGATCGACTGATGATCATTGTGGGTCCTTGCTCAATAGACTCTGAGGAAGCCGCTCTGGAATATGGTCGACGACTGGCACAACTCTCGGCTGAACTTAAAGACGAGTTATTCATAGTGATGCGTGCGTATGTTGAAAAACCCCGAACAACGCTTGGCTGGAAAGGGCTAGCCTATGATCCATTACGTAATGGTCAAGGTAATATGGCATTGGGTTTACACAGCTCAAGACGTATTTTGCTGCAATTAGCTGAACTTGGCTTGCCTATTGCTACTGAAGCACTTCATCCACTTGTCATGAACTACATTAATGATCTTGTGAGTTGGGTAGCCATTGGAGCACGTACTTCAGAATCACAGCCTCATCGCGAACTCGTCAGTGACTTACCCTGCCCAGTCGGCATTAAAAATGGTACCGATGGTCGTATTCACAATGCCATCAATGCTATGCGAGCTTCTTCAAGTCAGCACCACACGTTGACAGTCAATGGTGATGGTCAAATTGGTATGAAAAATACAGCTGGAAACATAGACACACATCTCGTTCTGCGCGGGGGAATGGACTGA
- a CDS encoding TIGR03790 family protein, whose translation MLLSPSHLLTIAGLCLMLTAASLANAATSLSGKNVLILYKQGDALSEKIADFYTEKRSVPAEQMLGLSIEEASSTLSPEQFAVIESQIKPHLTENIKVLLLTWHAPYRVGCMSLTSALSLGFDESYCSHNKQRPSGCHPTADSPFYNAKSEHLWQNTDRPLSMMLSGRHLIDAKKLIERGIRADKSAPSGHAYLVRTQDNQRSTRWRMFKKIADIWPERNGIEIHYVDDRKRTKGTSIRNKRDVMFYMTGYVQVPDISSNLFLPGAIADHLTSVGGAGIHKQGQMKAYRWLEAGATGSYGTVVEPCNYPQKFPNPYILIPSYMDGDTLIEAYWKSVQQPGEGIFIGEPLACPWCQ comes from the coding sequence ATGTTGCTGTCTCCATCACACTTACTGACAATTGCTGGCTTGTGCTTGATGCTCACCGCCGCATCTCTAGCTAATGCCGCCACATCACTATCAGGAAAAAATGTCCTCATTCTCTACAAACAAGGGGATGCCTTATCTGAAAAGATTGCTGACTTCTATACTGAAAAACGCAGTGTGCCAGCCGAACAAATGCTCGGACTATCTATTGAGGAAGCTTCATCGACGCTTTCGCCCGAACAATTTGCAGTGATTGAGTCTCAAATCAAACCGCATTTGACAGAGAACATTAAGGTTTTGTTACTGACATGGCATGCCCCCTATCGCGTCGGCTGTATGTCACTAACCAGTGCATTGAGTCTGGGCTTTGATGAAAGCTATTGTAGTCATAACAAGCAGCGGCCATCGGGTTGTCACCCTACCGCAGACAGCCCTTTTTATAATGCTAAATCAGAACATCTCTGGCAAAACACTGATAGACCTTTGAGTATGATGTTGAGCGGACGTCATCTTATCGATGCCAAAAAACTGATTGAACGAGGCATCAGAGCTGATAAAAGTGCGCCTTCAGGTCATGCTTATCTTGTCCGTACACAGGATAATCAACGTAGCACGCGTTGGCGGATGTTTAAAAAAATTGCCGATATCTGGCCAGAAAGAAACGGCATAGAAATTCATTATGTTGATGACCGCAAACGAACAAAAGGCACCAGCATAAGAAATAAACGCGATGTCATGTTTTATATGACGGGCTATGTTCAGGTACCCGATATCAGTAGTAATCTCTTTTTACCTGGTGCGATTGCCGATCATTTAACTTCTGTCGGTGGTGCAGGCATCCACAAACAAGGGCAAATGAAAGCGTATCGTTGGCTTGAGGCTGGAGCAACAGGGAGTTATGGCACGGTAGTTGAACCCTGCAATTACCCACAAAAATTTCCTAATCCCTATATCCTAATTCCCAGTTATATGGATGGTGACACACTTATTGAAGCCTATTGGAAATCAGTTCAACAGCCAGGTGAAGGCATTTTTATCGGTGAACCTCTTGCCTGCCCATGGTGTCAATAA
- a CDS encoding GGDEF domain-containing protein has translation MKTNHKDAEKWKEKFTELSQTLDKQKAYELLLERGLSRLALVSHGLDMALDDQLDKLRKHLRTSVRDKTLVESILEEIESAISRMDEDKLSQSTLTTLLISLIDKIDWPENKKKHVLKLRKRAVKKADDALPQMLDELTELIDECMSSTPKEDEERGLFSRFFQNKQSQHNLNKTTITARVSHANLSTTSDEKADTTPSEAIEDKVITPQALLIELLERLSLPTEFSSKASELRLRIHDGLKAEDVPKTISSIADIVSQLSSSVMAEKKEYESFLRDLTKKITSLDKYLYEVVQEDLSAYEERHKLAGDVEQTMVGLRTDVESAANFEDIKHLLSQRLDHLNEQITHYQHADNTRFANSQKQIEALTQRLHEMESEANELRLATSKARALAMKDPLTGIWNRQALTEVLQTEYSRWTRYQKSLTMVIWDVDYFKSVNDKFGHSAGDVVLKTIARIFKDSTRQADFIARYGGEEFVGLFPEIDLEQALDMANKIRQTIEKTQFQHNGISVPITASAGLACFEKGDTIEDVFKRADKALYEAKGQGRNNCQVERRSV, from the coding sequence ATGAAAACCAATCATAAAGATGCAGAAAAGTGGAAAGAAAAGTTCACGGAGTTAAGTCAGACTTTAGATAAGCAAAAAGCCTATGAACTCTTACTTGAGCGCGGTCTTTCCAGATTAGCACTGGTCTCACATGGTTTGGATATGGCGTTGGATGACCAGCTTGATAAGCTTAGAAAACATCTTCGCACCTCAGTCAGAGATAAGACGCTTGTTGAAAGCATCCTTGAAGAAATCGAATCGGCTATCAGTCGTATGGATGAGGATAAACTCTCTCAGTCGACATTAACGACCTTACTGATTAGTCTGATAGATAAGATTGACTGGCCAGAAAATAAGAAAAAGCATGTGCTGAAATTACGAAAGCGTGCTGTAAAAAAAGCTGACGATGCCTTACCTCAAATGCTTGATGAACTTACTGAACTGATTGATGAGTGCATGTCCTCAACACCAAAAGAGGATGAAGAACGAGGTCTGTTTTCCAGATTTTTCCAGAATAAACAAAGTCAGCATAATCTTAATAAAACAACCATTACAGCGCGCGTTTCGCACGCCAATCTATCTACTACATCCGATGAGAAAGCAGATACTACACCGTCAGAAGCGATAGAGGATAAGGTTATCACGCCTCAAGCGCTTCTGATCGAGCTACTGGAGCGTTTATCTTTACCAACAGAGTTTAGCTCAAAAGCCTCAGAGCTCAGATTGAGAATTCATGATGGTCTCAAAGCAGAGGATGTCCCGAAAACGATTTCATCCATAGCTGACATAGTCAGTCAGTTAAGTTCATCGGTGATGGCAGAGAAAAAAGAATATGAAAGCTTTCTTAGAGATTTAACAAAAAAAATTACCTCACTGGATAAATACCTATACGAAGTTGTACAAGAAGATCTCTCTGCCTACGAAGAGCGACACAAGTTAGCTGGTGATGTTGAACAGACCATGGTCGGACTGAGAACAGATGTTGAGAGTGCGGCAAACTTCGAAGACATCAAACATCTACTCAGCCAACGACTAGATCACCTCAATGAACAAATCACGCATTATCAACACGCTGACAATACCCGTTTTGCCAATTCACAAAAACAAATTGAAGCACTGACGCAACGATTACATGAAATGGAGTCTGAGGCTAACGAACTGCGATTGGCCACCAGTAAGGCTCGGGCATTGGCGATGAAGGATCCGCTGACAGGTATCTGGAACCGACAGGCGCTGACTGAGGTTCTACAGACAGAATACAGCCGCTGGACGCGTTACCAAAAATCACTAACCATGGTCATTTGGGACGTCGATTATTTTAAATCCGTTAATGATAAGTTTGGTCATAGTGCAGGTGATGTAGTGTTAAAGACCATCGCTCGTATCTTTAAGGATTCCACAAGACAAGCGGATTTTATAGCACGTTATGGCGGAGAAGAGTTTGTTGGTCTATTTCCTGAAATTGATTTAGAACAGGCTCTGGACATGGCGAATAAAATCCGTCAGACCATTGAAAAAACACAGTTCCAGCATAATGGTATCTCTGTACCGATTACTGCGTCAGCAGGGTTAGCTTGTTTTGAAAAAGGTGACACTATCGAGGATGTATTCAAGCGAGCAGATAAAGCGTTATACGAAGCCAAAGGTCAGGGAAGAAACAATTGTCAGGTAGAGCGTAGGTCAGTTTAG
- a CDS encoding OsmC family peroxiredoxin has translation MSIVKTGSAIYKSLGKKGEASVSTETPALNEHPYGFTSRFEGGKGTNPEELLAAAHAACFTMALSFALEGEGYKEGDLHTDVSIYLDEDGDGFKISRSKLSLTANVKAIDEKDFDRIAHETKLGCPVSKLFNADIELEYTLNAA, from the coding sequence ATGAGTATTGTGAAAACGGGTTCAGCCATTTATAAAAGTTTAGGCAAAAAAGGTGAAGCCAGCGTTAGTACAGAAACGCCAGCACTGAATGAGCACCCTTATGGTTTCACCAGTCGCTTCGAAGGTGGCAAAGGGACTAACCCGGAAGAACTCCTTGCTGCAGCCCATGCCGCCTGTTTTACCATGGCTCTCTCATTTGCCCTTGAAGGCGAAGGTTACAAAGAAGGCGATTTGCATACGGATGTTTCCATTTATCTCGACGAAGACGGTGATGGTTTTAAGATAAGCCGCTCAAAGCTTTCCTTAACAGCGAACGTGAAAGCGATTGATGAAAAAGACTTTGACCGTATTGCCCATGAAACGAAATTGGGCTGTCCCGTCAGTAAATTATTCAATGCAGACATAGAGCTTGAATACACATTAAACGCCGCATAG
- a CDS encoding glucan biosynthesis protein: MMSEFMESNLIPKYKNDKKTLTKSVNTIFSQLIVGCSIVIGLAVSPAVFAMTDPVSPPSGEKFTYAWLKGYARALSEKAYVSHKGELPESIKGMSWDDYQQLQFNKDKALWRDDDSEFRAELFHLGLYFDTPVHISELKDGETTPIEYTSTMFDYGKTSIDGKALPEDLGYAGFRMQFHTDWKRDVIAFLGASYFRAVGKEMQYGLSARGLAVDTALPRDEEFPMFTHFWLEEPKPGSDITTVYALLDSESITGAYRFDIQPGDRLKVKVDAALYPRKAIERLGIAPLTSMYMVGENDKRTAWDWRPEIHDSDGLSVHMGNGEWIWRPLTNPRHLRFNAYADNNPKGFGLMQRDRNFDHYQDDGVFYDRRPSLWIEPEGNWGKGSIQLVEIPTMDETFDNIVAFWNPEQPVKAGEELLYSYKMYWGGVPPVEQERAKVVDTFTGIGGVIGQRREYYSKRFVIDFAGGSLSMLGDDINVKPVITTSAGKVEITSARPQHAIDGYRAMFDVVPPDNTTDPINLRVYLEANGQPLTETWIYQWTPPPQDERDLRNP, encoded by the coding sequence ATGATGAGTGAGTTTATGGAATCGAACCTAATCCCCAAATATAAGAATGATAAGAAAACACTGACCAAATCAGTTAACACAATATTCAGTCAGCTGATCGTTGGCTGTTCAATAGTCATTGGTCTCGCTGTTAGCCCAGCGGTTTTTGCCATGACGGATCCGGTATCTCCTCCCTCAGGAGAAAAATTCACCTATGCTTGGCTAAAAGGCTATGCAAGGGCCTTGTCAGAAAAAGCCTATGTTAGTCATAAAGGTGAGTTACCTGAGAGCATTAAAGGTATGAGCTGGGATGATTATCAGCAGCTACAGTTCAACAAAGATAAAGCTTTATGGCGTGATGATGACAGTGAGTTTCGTGCTGAGCTATTTCACTTAGGCTTATATTTTGATACACCGGTGCATATTTCAGAACTCAAAGATGGCGAGACGACACCTATCGAATACACATCAACGATGTTTGACTACGGTAAGACAAGCATTGATGGTAAAGCCTTGCCTGAGGATCTTGGTTATGCAGGCTTCAGAATGCAATTTCATACCGATTGGAAACGTGACGTCATTGCTTTTCTGGGGGCCAGCTATTTTCGTGCAGTAGGTAAAGAAATGCAGTACGGCTTATCTGCAAGGGGCTTAGCGGTTGATACAGCTTTGCCTAGAGACGAAGAGTTTCCGATGTTTACCCATTTCTGGCTAGAAGAGCCTAAACCTGGCAGTGATATCACGACGGTATATGCCTTACTAGACTCTGAGAGTATTACTGGGGCTTATCGCTTCGATATTCAGCCGGGTGACCGATTGAAAGTGAAAGTCGATGCAGCGCTATACCCACGTAAAGCTATTGAACGTTTGGGCATCGCACCACTGACCAGTATGTATATGGTGGGTGAAAACGACAAACGTACTGCTTGGGATTGGCGGCCTGAAATTCATGATTCCGATGGTTTGTCAGTACATATGGGCAATGGAGAGTGGATCTGGCGACCACTGACCAACCCACGACATCTTAGATTTAATGCCTATGCTGATAACAATCCAAAAGGGTTCGGTCTGATGCAACGTGATCGTAATTTTGATCATTATCAGGATGATGGCGTATTTTATGACCGTCGTCCCAGCCTGTGGATTGAGCCTGAAGGCAACTGGGGTAAAGGATCGATTCAACTGGTTGAAATTCCAACCATGGATGAAACCTTTGATAATATTGTTGCCTTCTGGAATCCAGAACAACCTGTGAAAGCCGGTGAGGAATTACTTTACAGCTATAAAATGTATTGGGGAGGTGTGCCACCTGTTGAACAAGAACGTGCCAAAGTGGTGGACACATTTACAGGCATTGGCGGTGTAATTGGTCAACGTCGTGAATATTATAGTAAACGTTTTGTGATTGACTTTGCTGGTGGCAGTTTATCTATGCTGGGCGATGATATAAATGTTAAGCCCGTCATTACCACTTCTGCCGGTAAGGTCGAAATCACATCAGCTCGACCACAACATGCGATTGATGGTTATCGTGCTATGTTTGATGTGGTTCCACCTGATAATACAACCGACCCTATCAATCTTCGTGTGTATTTAGAAGCCAATGGTCAACCATTGACGGAAACCTGGATTTATCAGTGGACACCACCGCCACAAGATGAACGCGACTTGCGTAATCCATAA
- a CDS encoding GFA family protein gives MLQGSCLCQSVQYEIEAELGPTMICHCENCRKASGSAYAINAAVETEHFKLKKGQAAIAEYESSPGVFRVFCQHCGSQLYSKRASMPELIRLRLGTLDTAVDIQVQAHIFVSSKAPWHQICDDLPQFPQRP, from the coding sequence ATGTTGCAAGGCAGCTGCCTGTGTCAGTCTGTACAGTATGAGATTGAAGCAGAACTTGGGCCCACAATGATATGTCATTGTGAAAATTGTCGAAAAGCCAGTGGCTCAGCTTACGCTATCAATGCAGCAGTGGAGACTGAACATTTTAAACTCAAGAAAGGTCAGGCTGCTATAGCTGAATATGAATCTTCACCTGGTGTTTTTCGCGTTTTTTGTCAGCATTGTGGATCACAACTTTACAGCAAACGAGCCAGCATGCCTGAGCTCATACGCCTACGTTTGGGCACACTAGATACGGCGGTAGATATCCAAGTACAAGCACACATCTTTGTGAGTTCAAAAGCGCCATGGCATCAGATTTGTGATGACTTGCCTCAGTTTCCACAACGTCCGTAG